A segment of the Curtobacterium sp. MCSS17_007 genome:
TCGCCGCCGACCTCGGGACCTCGTCCGCCTCCGCGGGGCTCCTCGTCACGTTGACGCAGGTCGGCTACGCGCTCGGGATCCTGCTGCTCGTGCCGCTCGGCGACGTGGTCGACCGGCGTCGCCTGGTCCCGGGCGTGCTCGCGGCCTCCGCCGTCGCGCTGCTCGCCGCCGCGCTCGCCCCGGGGTTCGCCACCCTGCTCGTCGCGCTCGCGCTGGTCGGCGCCACGACGGTCGCCGGGCAGCTCCTCATCCCGCTCGCGGGCGACCTCGCCGACCCGGCGTCACGCGGTCGGGTGGTCGGGACGATCGCGGCCGGCGTGCTCACCGGCATCCTGCTGTCCCGCACGGTCAGCGGGCTCGTCGCGGAGGTCGCCGGATGGCGGAGCGTGTACGTCCTCGCCGCGGTGGTCGCGGTCGTGCTGGCCGTCCTGCTCGCGCGGGCGGTCCCGCGTCTGCCGCGGCGCGAGCGGGTGCGGTACCCGCACCTCATCGCGTCGGTGGTCGGCGTCGTGCGGGCACACCGGGCGGTCCGCGTGACGCTGGTCATCAGCGCGTCGGTGTTCGCCGTGTTCACGATGTTCTGGACCGCGCTGACGTTCCTGCTCAGCGGCGCACCCTTCGGGTACTCGACCACCGCGATCGGCGCCGTCGGCCTGGTCGGGCTCGCCGGGGCCGTCGCCGCCCAGCGGGTCGGGCGGCTGCACGACCGCGGCTGGTCGGTCCCGGTCACGGGTGCTGCGCTCGTGCTGGTGCTCGTGTCGCTGGTGATCGCCGGCCTGGGGGCGCGGTCGATCGTGGTCGTGCTCGTCGCGGTGCTGCTGCTCGACGTCGGTGTGCAGGCCGCGAACGTGCTCAACCAGACGCGGCTGTTCGCGATCGACCCAGCGGCACGGAGCCGGCTGAACACGGCGTTCGTGACCGGGAACTTCGCCGGTGGTGCGGTCGGGTCGGCGGTCGCCGGCGTGCTCTGGAACGCGGGCGGGTGGACCGCCGTGACGGTCGGTTCCGCCGTGCTCATGGGCTTCGCGACGACGGTCTGGGCCGTGCACCGTCGTGGGGCGCTCGCGCTCCCGGGGCGCACCGCGTCGGCCTGATGCCGCGGGCTCAGGGGCGGAACGACTCCGGCACGTCGATCCCGCCGTGCTCGACCTGCCAGCGCAGGGCGTCGCGGACCGTCTCCTCCGCGGTGAACGTCGGCGCGTAGCCGAGGACCCGCTGTGGCTTCTCGGTGCTGAACACCTGACTGCGGGACAGGTGCTCCCAGCTGGCGTCGGCGTGCTCCGGAGCCGAGGTGCCGCGGAACCGGTCCCAGCTGACGCATTCGAGCCGTGCCTCCCGGCCGGCCCAGGACGCGATCAGGTGGGCGTACCCGCGCACGGTCAGCGCGGTCGGCGCCGTCGCGAAGAAGTCCTGCCCCGCGGCGGCGTCTCGCTGCTGGACCGCGAGCTGGAAGAGCTGCGCGACGTCGTCGGCGTGCACGTGCGCCATCGACTCCGCGCCGAGGCCCGGGACCTCGACGGTCTCGCCGGTGGCCAGCCGCGTGATCACCGACGGGTCGAGGTTGCCGAGCGGTCCGATCGGCATCCAGCCCGGGCCGCTGATGTGTCCGGGGTGGATCGACGTCGTGACGACACCACCGTCGGCGGTTTCCTGCAGGAGCATCCGGGCGATCACGTCCTTCTGCGTGCCGTACTCGCCGAACGGCGGCGTCGCGGTCTCCTCGGTGATCGGCAGGACGTGCGAGACGCCGGCACGCCAGATCGAGCCGCAGTGCACGAGGTGGGTGCCGCTGCCGCGGAGCCCTCGGACGAGCTGCTCCGCGGACTCGAGGGTGAAGCAGACGAGGTCGACGACGGCGTCGGCGCCGAGCGCGGCGATCCGGTCACCGAAGGTGCCGTCGCGGTCCTCCTGCTCGCGGTCGGCGGTGACCCGCTCGACCTGCGCCCACTCGGGAGCGTCCGCGTACGGGGTGCTGGTGCCGCGCGTCACGACGGTGACGCGGTGCCCGGCCCGCACGAGGCGGGGGACCAGGAAGGTGCCGATGTGGCCGGTGGCTCCGATGACGACGATGTCCATGGTGGCCACGCTAGGCGCGTCCCACCGGGCGCGGCAGGCACCGTCGGTACCCCTTGACGCGACGGGAGGCACGGATCGTCGCCGACCCGTGCCTCCCGTCCGTCAGGTGGTCGCGTCAGACGCTGCCGACCGCCTTCACGGAGCCCACGATGACGGCCGCGTCCTCGCCGAGCGCGCCGACGGCGTCCGGCAGACCGGCGCCGCTGAGCAGCTTGCGGGCGGCCCAGCCGGCGAAGCTGCCGACGATCGCACCGACGCCGCCGAGGATCGCGCCCTCGATCCGCAGGTCGCGGCGACCCGTCGTGCCGAGCGCGGCGCCGGCGAGCGCACCGGCGCTGACGCGGCCGACCAGGCCGAGCGGCGAGATGCGGGCGGGGACCTTCGGTGACTTGTCGCCGATGAGTTCGCCGATCGCCGAGGCGACGAGCAGCCCGCGGCCGAGCGGCGTGCTGAAGGCCTTCCACTGCTGCCAGTCGCCCTTGAGGGCCTTGTTGTCGTGGTTCAGGGCGAGGACGGCGAGCGGGGTGCCGCTCCGTCCGCCGCTGAGGACCCCGAGTGCCAGGGTGCGGACCAGTGTGTGCTGCTCGTGCTGCTTGCTCATGGTTCTCCCGTCGTGTCAGGTCGGACGGTACTCGCCTGCCGCTCGGGGGACGCAGACGTCCGCGGGCCTCGGAGCCGTCCCGCGTAGCGTCCGCCGCATGAGTGACATCATCCTGTTCGGCGGCCACGGCAAGGTCGCACTCCTGGCCACCCGCATCCTCACCGACCGGGGGCACCGCGTGACCTCGGTGATCCGGAACCCGGACCAGCAGGACGAGGTGCGTGCGCACGGCGGCGAGCCCCGGGTCGCCGACGTGCAGGAGCAGTCCCTCACCGACTTCGCGGACCTGATCCGCGGGCACGACGCCGTCGTCTGGTCGGCGGGTGCCGGCGGCGGCTCCGCGGACCGCACGTGGGCGATCGACCGCGACGCGGCCGTGCTGTCCGTGCAGGGCGCGGCGCAGGCCGGTGTCGACCGGTACGTGATGGTCTCCTGGTCGGGCTCGAAGCTCGACCACGGGATCCCGCAGGACCAGGACTTCTTCGCGTACGCGCAGTCGAAGATGATCGCCGACGCCGTGCTCCGCGACTCCGGGCTGCAGTGGACGGTCGTCGCGCCGAGCACCCTGACCGACGACGAGCCGACCGGTTCCGTCGACTGGGACGGCTCGTCGTCGCAGGTGCCGCGCGGGGACGTGGCCCACGTGGTGGCGGACGTGCTCGAGGACCCGTCGACCGCCGGTCGGACCATCCGGTTCAACGGCGGCGACACGGCGATCGCCGACTTCCTGCAGCAGCGGTAGCGGGCGGGTGTCGGCGGCGGAGGAAGACCGTCGCCGGCCGTGCCCCAGGTCGAGTACCTGAACGCTGGTACAGCATCTCGGGCACCATGGACGGATGGCCACGACGAGACCACCCGAACCCGCCGCCGACCAGCTCCACCCCGGAGAGCCCGTCCGCACCACCCCGGAACTCGCCCGCTGGGTCTTCTGGCCGGCCGCCGTGATCGTGCTCGGCTTCGTCGCGTGGACCCTCGTCGCACCGTCCTCCGCCGAGGCCGTCTTCAACGCCCTGCAGAGCGGCATCGTCCGCAACTTCAGCTGGTACTACGTGCTCATCGCGGCGTTCTTCGTCGGGTTCTCGCTGTTCGTCGGCTTCTCGAAGTACGGCGACATCAAACTCGGCAAGGACCAGGACGAGCCCGAGTTCTCCACCGGCTCGTGGTTCGCCCTGCTCTTCGCCGCCGGCATGGGCATCGGGCTCGTCTTCTACGGCGTCTCCGAGCCACTCAGCCACTTCGCATCGCCCCGGCCCGGGGTCACGGGCACCGAGAACCAGCTCGCCCAGCAGGCGATGACCCAGACCTTCCTGCACTGGGGCCTGCACGCCTGGGCCATCTACGTCGTCCTCGGTCTTGCGCTCGCCTACGCGATCCACCGCCGTGGCCGCCCGGTCTCGATCCGCTGGGCCCTCGAACCGCTCCTCGGACGTCGGGTCCGCGGCGGCTGGGGCAACCTCATCGACGTGATCGCCCTGATCGGCACGTTGTTCGGCGTCGCGACCTCGCTCGGCCTCGGCGTCATCCAGATCGGCGCCGGCCTCGAGAGCGCCGGACTCGCGGAGAGCAGCACGGTCAGCCAGATCGCCATCATCGCGGTGATCACCGCGGTGACGATCGTCTCCCTGGTCACCGGTGTGACCAAGGGCATGAAGATCCTGTCGAACTTCAACCTCATCCTCGCGGCGGCACTGCTGCTCTTCATCCTGATCGTCGGTCCCACGCAGTTCCTGCTGCGCGACTTCGTGCAGTCGATCGGCGCCTA
Coding sequences within it:
- a CDS encoding MFS transporter; the protein is MNGQTPPATMTRGRTLLFAVAGGAAVGNLYWAQPLLDDIAADLGTSSASAGLLVTLTQVGYALGILLLVPLGDVVDRRRLVPGVLAASAVALLAAALAPGFATLLVALALVGATTVAGQLLIPLAGDLADPASRGRVVGTIAAGVLTGILLSRTVSGLVAEVAGWRSVYVLAAVVAVVLAVLLARAVPRLPRRERVRYPHLIASVVGVVRAHRAVRVTLVISASVFAVFTMFWTALTFLLSGAPFGYSTTAIGAVGLVGLAGAVAAQRVGRLHDRGWSVPVTGAALVLVLVSLVIAGLGARSIVVVLVAVLLLDVGVQAANVLNQTRLFAIDPAARSRLNTAFVTGNFAGGAVGSAVAGVLWNAGGWTAVTVGSAVLMGFATTVWAVHRRGALALPGRTASA
- a CDS encoding NAD-dependent epimerase/dehydratase family protein, which produces MDIVVIGATGHIGTFLVPRLVRAGHRVTVVTRGTSTPYADAPEWAQVERVTADREQEDRDGTFGDRIAALGADAVVDLVCFTLESAEQLVRGLRGSGTHLVHCGSIWRAGVSHVLPITEETATPPFGEYGTQKDVIARMLLQETADGGVVTTSIHPGHISGPGWMPIGPLGNLDPSVITRLATGETVEVPGLGAESMAHVHADDVAQLFQLAVQQRDAAAGQDFFATAPTALTVRGYAHLIASWAGREARLECVSWDRFRGTSAPEHADASWEHLSRSQVFSTEKPQRVLGYAPTFTAEETVRDALRWQVEHGGIDVPESFRP
- a CDS encoding DUF4126 family protein; this encodes MSKQHEQHTLVRTLALGVLSGGRSGTPLAVLALNHDNKALKGDWQQWKAFSTPLGRGLLVASAIGELIGDKSPKVPARISPLGLVGRVSAGALAGAALGTTGRRDLRIEGAILGGVGAIVGSFAGWAARKLLSGAGLPDAVGALGEDAAVIVGSVKAVGSV
- a CDS encoding SDR family oxidoreductase, whose product is MSDIILFGGHGKVALLATRILTDRGHRVTSVIRNPDQQDEVRAHGGEPRVADVQEQSLTDFADLIRGHDAVVWSAGAGGGSADRTWAIDRDAAVLSVQGAAQAGVDRYVMVSWSGSKLDHGIPQDQDFFAYAQSKMIADAVLRDSGLQWTVVAPSTLTDDEPTGSVDWDGSSSQVPRGDVAHVVADVLEDPSTAGRTIRFNGGDTAIADFLQQR
- a CDS encoding BCCT family transporter, whose product is MATTRPPEPAADQLHPGEPVRTTPELARWVFWPAAVIVLGFVAWTLVAPSSAEAVFNALQSGIVRNFSWYYVLIAAFFVGFSLFVGFSKYGDIKLGKDQDEPEFSTGSWFALLFAAGMGIGLVFYGVSEPLSHFASPRPGVTGTENQLAQQAMTQTFLHWGLHAWAIYVVLGLALAYAIHRRGRPVSIRWALEPLLGRRVRGGWGNLIDVIALIGTLFGVATSLGLGVIQIGAGLESAGLAESSTVSQIAIIAVITAVTIVSLVTGVTKGMKILSNFNLILAAALLLFILIVGPTQFLLRDFVQSIGAYLQNVVGLSFNVTAQQGTAGEEWQGAWTTFYWGWWMSWAPFVGIFIARISRGRTVREFVFGVLLVPTALTFLWFAVLGGAAIHRETDGAGGLVGADGSVDVEGSLFTLLADLPAGVVLTFGAILLIGVFFVTSSDSGSLVMAMIASGGDIEPKNWLRVFFAVVAALLAVALLLTGGLNALKTAAITTALPFSVVLLMVCWSTVIAFNRERRAYDKAEREVLLEHVGAYYGLEVDAPEQRQSGRPWDLVRRIRGGRGRPASTVGGVSTSPDAFPVHTQTVSPDPGIDATLDPTPTETPGDRAEERPGS